The following coding sequences are from one Kogia breviceps isolate mKogBre1 chromosome X, mKogBre1 haplotype 1, whole genome shotgun sequence window:
- the CMC4 gene encoding cx9C motif-containing protein 4, producing MPQKDPCQKQACEIQKCLQANNYMESKCQAVIQELRKCCARYPKGRSRVCSGFEKEEEEKLTLKPT from the exons ATGCCGCAGAAGGATCCGTGCCAGAAACAAGCCTGTGAAATACAGAAATGTTTACAAG CCAACAACTACATGGAATCTAAGTGTCAGGCTGTCATCCAAGAACTGCGTAAGTGTTGTGCTCGATATCCCAAGGGAAGATCTCGCGTCTGTTCAggatttgagaaagaagaagaagaaaagctgacGCTGAAGCCCACATGA
- the MTCP1 gene encoding protein p13 MTCP-1, producing the protein MAGEDVGAPPDHLWVHQEGIYRDEHQRTWVAVLEEETSFLRARVQQVQVPLGDAARPSHLLTSQLPLMWQLYPEERYMDNNSRLWQIQHHLMVRGVQELLLKLLPDD; encoded by the exons ATGGCAGGAGAGGATGTGGGGGCTCCACCCGATCACCTCTGGGTTCACCAAGAGGGTATCTACCGCGACGAACACCAGCGCACGTGGGTGGCCGTCCTGGAAGAG GAGACGAGTTTCCTAAGGGCACGAGTTCAGCAAGTTCAGGTTCCTTTAGGTGACGCAGCCAGGCCAAGTCACCTTCTCACCTCCCAGCTACCTCTCATGTGGCAACTCTACCCCGAGGAGCGCTACATGGATAACAACTCTCGCTTGTGGCAGATCCAGCATCATTTAATG gTCAGGGGAGTACAGGAGCTGTTGCTTAAGCTTTTGCCTGATGATTAA